One stretch of Diabrotica undecimpunctata isolate CICGRU chromosome 5, icDiaUnde3, whole genome shotgun sequence DNA includes these proteins:
- the LOC140441622 gene encoding small integral membrane protein 14: MSNEGFDPCQIVRGLWEHEMSMRRLLDVLRNSQSYCTDNECLDNGTNSSVANPDYMLLVVLAMFTAVFLYYFRPGAQTVHGDSKPRNNGNNSDGAPPGSTSN; this comes from the exons ATGAGTAATGAAGGATTTGACCCTTGCCAGATAGTTCGAGGATTATGGGAACATGAAATGTCTATGAGAAGGCTCCTGGATGTG TTGAGGAACTCCCAGTCCTACTGTACTGATAATGAATGTCTAGATAATG GAACTAATTCTTCGGTCGCCAACCCAGATTACATGTTGCTTGTAGTACTTGCTATGTTCACTGCAGTATTTTTGTACTATTTTCGTCCAGGTGCCCAAACTGTCCACGGAGACTCCAAACCACGCAACAACGGCAAT AATTCCGATGGTGCACCACCAGGTTCCACCTCCAACTAA